From Pyxicephalus adspersus chromosome 7, UCB_Pads_2.0, whole genome shotgun sequence, a single genomic window includes:
- the LOC140336062 gene encoding olfactory receptor 2B2-like — protein sequence MKNYTVVGEFILLGLSSDPKSQVILFFIFMLGYVIILTGNILIITVILTDKNLHTPMYFFLSNLSFLDLCFSSSTIPRMLRDLMSVEKTISFAECAAQLYVSLSLGQTECILLTIMAYDRYIAICYPLHYTIIINKMVCVRIAAGTWICGFILSIPQVSFTLNVNLCGNNQINHFLCEVPEILSLSCENVILIELLIFVAGIIFLMTPITFIFISYVQIVLSILKIASSAGRRKTFSTCGSHMTVVTMFYGSIIAAYMKPRSSSKPETDKIITIFYCIVTPMLNPVIYTLRNNDVKSAFLKFRHRYAFC from the coding sequence ATGAAGAATTACACAGTAGTTGGGGAATTCATTCTTCTGGGACTTTCTAGTGATCCTAAATCTCaagttattctattttttatatttatgcttgGGTATGTGATAATTTTGACtggaaacattttaattattactgtCATTTTAACAGACAAAAATCTTCATActcctatgtatttctttctttccaaCCTGTCTTTCCTGGATCTCTGTTTTTCATCTTCAACCATTCCAAGGATGCTAAGAGATTTGATGTCAGTAGAGAAGACAATTTCTTTTGCAGAATGTGCGGCACAGCTGTATGTGTCTCTTTCCCTAGGGCAAACTGAATGTATTCTGTTAACCATAATGGCATATGATCGTTATATAGCTATATGTTATCCATTACACTACActatcattataaataaaatggtttgtgTTAGAATAGCTGCTGGTACATGGATATGTGGATTTATTTTATCTATTCCACAAGTGAGTTTTACTCTCAATGTAAATCTTTGTGGAAATAATCAAATTAATCATTTTCTATGTGAAGTACCAGAAATCTTGTCACTGTcatgtgaaaatgttattttaattgaaCTTCTTATTTTTGTAGCCGGCATAATTTTTCTAATGACTCccatcacatttattttcatttcctatGTTCAAATTGTCTTAAGTATCCTTAAAATTGCATCATCAGCTGGACGGAGGAAAACCTTTTCTACATGTGGATCACATATGACAGTTGTAACAATGTTTTATGGTTCAATAATAGCTGCTTACATGAAACCTAGGTCAAGTTCAAAGCCAGAAACGGACAAGATTATAACTATCTTTTACTGCATTGTAACGCCAATGCTAAATCCTGTCATTTATACTCTTAGAAATAATGATGTTAAATCTGCATTCCTAAAATTTAGACATAGGTATGCTTTTTGTTGA